In Aeromicrobium marinum DSM 15272, one genomic interval encodes:
- the rsmD gene encoding 16S rRNA (guanine(966)-N(2))-methyltransferase RsmD — MTRIVAGRFKGRRLHTPAGDVTRPTSDRVRESLFASLVSEFGGLEGLRVLDLFAGSGAIGLEAVSRGATLVDLVEHDRRAVQVVRRNATDLGAGVARVHLSTAQRFLRTAPAEPYHLVVLDPPYGMATQDVTGLVEVLADPSWCVPDGLLVVERSTRDPFVWPASVTPLRDRAYGETTLWYGR, encoded by the coding sequence ATGACGCGGATCGTGGCCGGCCGGTTCAAGGGTCGCCGTCTGCACACCCCGGCCGGTGACGTGACCCGCCCCACGAGCGACCGGGTGCGGGAGTCCCTGTTCGCCTCGCTGGTGTCGGAGTTCGGAGGGTTGGAGGGTCTGCGGGTGCTCGACCTCTTCGCCGGGTCCGGCGCCATCGGGCTGGAGGCGGTGTCCCGTGGCGCGACCCTCGTGGACCTGGTGGAGCACGACCGCAGGGCCGTCCAGGTCGTCCGCCGCAACGCCACGGACCTCGGTGCCGGCGTGGCCCGGGTGCACCTCTCGACGGCGCAGAGGTTCCTCCGCACCGCGCCCGCGGAGCCGTACCACCTGGTGGTCCTCGACCCGCCGTACGGCATGGCGACGCAGGACGTCACGGGGCTGGTCGAGGTGCTGGCCGACCCGTCGTGGTGCGTCCCCGACGGACTCCTCGTGGTGGAGCGGTCCACCCGCGACCCGTTCGTGTGGCCGGCCTCTGTCACCCCGCTGCGCGACCGGGCGTACGGCGAGACGACGCTTTGGTACGGTCGCTGA
- the rpmB gene encoding 50S ribosomal protein L28 codes for MAAVCDVCSKGPGFGHNVSHSHRRTKRRFDPNIQRVRAVVNGTPQRVNVCTSCLKAGKVSR; via the coding sequence GTGGCAGCCGTCTGTGATGTGTGCAGCAAGGGACCCGGCTTCGGTCACAACGTCTCCCACTCGCACCGGCGCACCAAGCGCCGCTTCGACCCGAACATCCAGCGGGTGCGCGCGGTCGTCAACGGCACGCCGCAGCGGGTCAACGTGTGCACGTCCTGCCTGAAGGCCGGCAAGGTCTCGCGCTAG
- a CDS encoding DAK2 domain-containing protein, with amino-acid sequence MVLRIDAAAFTAWTELCVASLSSTRAEIDAMNVFPVPDSDTGTNAYLTFVSGAEAVADAPADLELPALVRHYLDGLLTGARGNSGVILSQLVRGCFAGLPLDGEVDAAHVAEAFERATDASYVAVGDPKEGTILSVARAASEGARRAAEEGRDARDAFTIAAAAARKGLRRTPEQMEVLARAGVVDAGGRALVVVLDATEQALTGRMPDPVSATVPVPVAAGDDLVEGGPGYEVMYLLDADDDRIAELRRALAPLGDSLVVVGGDGLWNVHVHVDDVGAAIEAGIAAGHPRRITVTHFADQVARQRRSAGRRVVVVATTGPGITALCEQAGAVAVPFTRDEPLGGDLVRRTILGTDADEVIVLPNNQRYVGLFEAAAKEARQSGVRVAVIPTAAQVQGLAALAVHDAGIDFDDDVVAMSSAAGHTAHGAVTVATEPGMTMVGPCVAGDVLGVVSGDFAVVGGGQLEVAAAVLERLLSPASELVTVVTGHGAEEDLGPALVRHLARSRPDVDAEVHEGGQENYPLFLAVE; translated from the coding sequence ATGGTCCTGCGTATCGATGCCGCGGCATTCACCGCGTGGACCGAGCTGTGCGTCGCGTCGCTGTCGTCGACCCGGGCCGAGATCGACGCGATGAACGTGTTCCCGGTGCCGGACAGCGACACCGGCACCAACGCCTACCTGACCTTCGTGTCCGGTGCGGAGGCGGTCGCCGACGCTCCGGCGGATCTCGAGCTGCCGGCCCTGGTCCGGCACTATCTCGACGGCCTCCTGACCGGCGCGCGGGGCAACTCCGGCGTCATCCTGTCCCAGCTGGTGCGGGGGTGCTTCGCTGGCCTGCCGCTGGACGGCGAGGTCGACGCGGCGCACGTGGCCGAGGCCTTTGAACGGGCCACCGACGCCTCGTACGTGGCGGTCGGCGACCCGAAGGAGGGCACGATCCTGTCGGTGGCGCGCGCCGCCAGCGAGGGTGCGCGCCGCGCGGCCGAGGAGGGGCGCGACGCCCGTGACGCGTTCACGATCGCCGCCGCCGCCGCCCGCAAGGGTCTGCGGCGCACCCCCGAACAGATGGAGGTCCTGGCGCGGGCCGGGGTGGTCGACGCCGGCGGCCGAGCGCTCGTCGTGGTGCTGGACGCGACCGAGCAGGCGCTCACCGGCCGCATGCCGGACCCGGTGAGCGCGACGGTGCCCGTGCCGGTGGCCGCGGGTGACGACCTGGTCGAGGGAGGACCCGGCTACGAGGTCATGTACCTGCTCGACGCCGACGACGACCGCATCGCCGAGCTGCGCCGGGCCCTCGCTCCGCTGGGCGACTCTCTCGTCGTGGTGGGCGGCGACGGGTTGTGGAACGTGCACGTGCACGTCGACGACGTCGGAGCCGCCATCGAGGCCGGGATCGCCGCGGGGCACCCGCGCCGCATCACCGTGACCCACTTCGCCGACCAGGTCGCCCGCCAGCGCCGCTCCGCCGGCCGACGCGTCGTCGTGGTCGCCACCACGGGGCCGGGCATCACCGCCCTGTGCGAGCAGGCCGGGGCGGTCGCGGTGCCGTTCACCCGCGACGAGCCCCTGGGCGGCGACCTCGTGCGGCGGACGATCCTCGGCACCGACGCCGACGAGGTCATCGTGCTGCCGAACAACCAGCGGTACGTGGGTCTGTTCGAGGCGGCGGCCAAGGAGGCCCGGCAGTCGGGGGTGCGGGTCGCGGTCATCCCCACCGCGGCGCAGGTGCAGGGTCTTGCGGCGCTGGCCGTCCACGACGCGGGCATCGACTTCGACGACGACGTGGTCGCGATGTCGAGCGCGGCCGGGCACACGGCGCACGGCGCCGTGACGGTGGCCACCGAGCCGGGCATGACGATGGTGGGTCCGTGCGTGGCCGGTGACGTGCTCGGCGTCGTCAGCGGCGACTTCGCCGTCGTGGGAGGTGGCCAGCTCGAGGTGGCCGCCGCGGTCCTCGAGCGGCTGCTCTCGCCGGCCTCCGAGCTCGTCACCGTCGTCACCGGGCACGGGGCGGAGGAGGACCTCGGTCCGGCGCTGGTCCGTCACCTCGCGCGGTCCCGGCCCGACGTCGACGCCGAGGTGCACGAGGGTGGCCAGGAGAACTACCCGCTGTTCCTCGCGGTCGAATGA
- the coaD gene encoding pantetheine-phosphate adenylyltransferase encodes MPSVVCPGSFDPVTNGHLDIIERSARLFDEVVVAVLVNENKRGLFDIPERLDLLREATAHLPNVSVDTFSGLLVDFCTQRGIAAIVKGLRAVSDFDYELQMAQMNGSLTDVDTVFVPTSPEWSFLASSLVKEVARHGGDVSSLVPAHVLARLHEAYGTA; translated from the coding sequence ATGCCGTCCGTGGTGTGCCCCGGGTCCTTCGACCCTGTGACCAATGGTCACCTCGACATCATCGAGCGCTCGGCCCGACTCTTCGACGAGGTCGTCGTGGCGGTGCTGGTGAACGAGAACAAGCGCGGCCTGTTCGACATCCCCGAGCGGCTCGATCTGCTGCGTGAGGCCACCGCGCACCTGCCCAACGTCTCGGTCGACACCTTCTCGGGTCTGCTGGTGGACTTCTGCACGCAGCGCGGCATCGCCGCCATCGTCAAGGGCCTGCGCGCGGTCAGCGACTTCGACTACGAGCTGCAGATGGCCCAGATGAACGGCAGCCTCACCGACGTCGACACCGTCTTCGTGCCCACCAGTCCGGAGTGGTCCTTCCTGGCGTCGAGCCTGGTCAAGGAGGTCGCCCGCCACGGGGGCGACGTCTCCAGCCTGGTGCCGGCGCATGTCCTCGCCCGCCTGCACGAGGCCTACGGCACCGCCTGA
- a CDS encoding ATP-dependent DNA helicase RecG encodes MTSGLTPSARLSAAIGDTSARALERAFGMRTVDDLLRHYPRRYLEVGALTPLGDLVEGMHVTVMARVKSAQNFRFGPGGRRTRSEVVVTDDTGELSLTFFNQAWRGTMQPGQVGLFAGVVGSFRNRLQLTQPDYDAVGDRLARGVVPIYPATAKVSSWAIERAVGTCLDVVVDLPETLPESVRTEHGFVPVAEAFEAVHRPHDVAAAYRAQARFRFEEAFVIQTVLAQRRRAAAEASATARPPRTGGLLDRFDARLPFALTAGQLEVAAQIEADLAAPHPMHRLLQGEVGSGKTVVALRAMLQVVDAGGQAVLLAPTEVLAAQHHRSISSMLGDLAASGLLGGAEGATRVRLLTGSMGAKARQASLLDAVSGEAGIVVGTHALLSDGVDFADLGLVVVDEQHRFGVEQRAALVDRAATRPHVLVMTATPIPRTVAMTVFGDLETSVLRELPAGRQPIQTTVVPVADRPAWLDRVWQRVREEVGRGRQGYVVVSRIGESEATTTTRSLTDLFAELEVGPLLGLRLGFLHGRLPADEKDAVMRAFAAGDVDVLVATTVIEVGVDVPNATVMVVMDADRFGMSQLHQLRGRVGRGQEPGLCLLVTTTDAASSAAERLVAVASTTDGFELSRLDVELRSEGDVLGTRQSGFRSSLRLLSVVRHESVITEARTAAEAVVAADPSLASSPALAAAVEALEASERAEYLERT; translated from the coding sequence GTGACGTCCGGCCTGACACCGTCGGCCCGCCTGAGCGCGGCGATCGGCGACACGTCGGCCCGGGCCCTCGAACGGGCCTTCGGCATGCGGACGGTCGACGACCTGCTGCGGCACTACCCACGCCGCTACCTGGAGGTGGGGGCGCTGACGCCCCTGGGCGACCTCGTCGAAGGCATGCACGTGACCGTCATGGCCCGGGTGAAGTCGGCCCAGAACTTCCGGTTCGGTCCCGGTGGGCGGCGCACGCGCAGCGAGGTCGTCGTCACCGACGACACCGGCGAGCTGTCCCTGACGTTCTTCAACCAGGCGTGGCGCGGCACGATGCAGCCGGGCCAGGTGGGGCTGTTCGCGGGGGTCGTCGGATCGTTCCGCAACCGTCTTCAGCTGACCCAGCCCGACTACGACGCCGTCGGTGACCGTCTCGCGCGAGGCGTGGTGCCCATCTACCCGGCCACGGCGAAGGTGTCGTCGTGGGCGATCGAGCGCGCGGTGGGCACGTGCCTGGACGTCGTGGTCGACCTGCCCGAGACCCTGCCCGAGTCGGTCCGGACCGAGCACGGCTTCGTGCCGGTGGCCGAGGCGTTCGAGGCCGTGCACCGGCCGCACGACGTCGCTGCCGCCTACCGGGCACAGGCCCGGTTCCGGTTCGAGGAGGCGTTCGTGATCCAGACCGTGCTGGCCCAGCGGCGCCGCGCCGCGGCCGAGGCGTCGGCGACCGCGCGTCCGCCGCGGACCGGGGGACTGCTCGACCGGTTCGACGCCCGGCTGCCCTTCGCCCTCACGGCCGGGCAGCTGGAGGTGGCGGCACAGATCGAGGCGGACCTCGCGGCCCCCCATCCGATGCACCGCCTGCTGCAGGGCGAGGTCGGGTCGGGCAAGACGGTCGTCGCCCTGAGGGCCATGCTCCAGGTGGTGGACGCCGGAGGGCAGGCGGTGCTGCTCGCCCCCACCGAGGTGCTGGCCGCCCAGCACCACCGCAGCATCTCGTCGATGCTCGGCGACCTGGCGGCCTCGGGCCTGCTGGGTGGCGCGGAGGGGGCGACGCGGGTCCGTCTGCTGACCGGGTCGATGGGCGCGAAGGCCCGCCAGGCCTCCCTGCTCGACGCCGTCTCGGGCGAGGCGGGGATCGTCGTCGGCACCCACGCCCTGCTCTCCGACGGCGTCGACTTCGCCGACCTGGGCCTGGTCGTGGTCGACGAGCAGCACCGGTTCGGCGTCGAGCAGCGGGCAGCGCTGGTCGACCGTGCCGCGACGCGCCCCCATGTGCTGGTCATGACGGCGACCCCCATCCCCCGCACGGTCGCCATGACGGTGTTCGGCGATCTCGAGACGTCGGTGCTGCGCGAGCTGCCCGCGGGCCGGCAGCCGATCCAGACCACGGTCGTCCCGGTCGCCGACCGGCCAGCCTGGCTCGACCGGGTGTGGCAGCGGGTCCGCGAGGAGGTCGGTCGGGGCCGCCAGGGGTACGTCGTGGTCTCGAGGATCGGGGAGTCCGAGGCCACCACCACCACTCGTTCGCTGACGGACCTGTTCGCCGAGCTCGAGGTCGGTCCGCTGCTCGGACTGCGCCTCGGTTTCCTGCACGGCCGGTTGCCGGCGGACGAGAAGGACGCCGTGATGCGAGCCTTCGCCGCCGGCGACGTCGACGTGCTCGTGGCCACCACCGTCATCGAGGTCGGGGTCGACGTCCCGAACGCGACCGTCATGGTCGTGATGGACGCCGACCGGTTCGGCATGTCGCAGCTGCACCAGCTGCGAGGACGGGTCGGGCGCGGCCAGGAGCCGGGTCTGTGCCTGCTGGTGACGACGACCGACGCCGCTTCGTCCGCCGCCGAACGACTCGTCGCGGTCGCCTCGACGACCGACGGGTTCGAGCTGTCCCGGCTCGACGTCGAGCTCCGCAGCGAGGGCGACGTGCTCGGGACCCGGCAGTCCGGCTTCCGGTCGAGCCTGCGTCTGTTGTCCGTCGTCAGGCACGAGTCAGTGATCACCGAGGCGCGGACCGCGGCCGAGGCCGTCGTCGCAGCCGATCCCTCGCTCGCGAGCAGCCCGGCGCTCGCCGCGGCGGTGGAGGCGCTCGAGGCCAGCGAGCGCGCCGAGTACCTGGAGCGCACATGA